A window of Bradyrhizobium sp. AZCC 1610 contains these coding sequences:
- a CDS encoding ligase-associated DNA damage response exonuclease, with protein sequence MRPQDILIPLPAGLCCKPGGFHIDPVRPVERAVITHGHSDHARPGHGAVLATQETLDMMRLRYGDNLARTTQAVRYGEEIALGDVKIKFHPAGHVLGSAQIAVTCKDTCIVASGDYKDAIDPTCTPFEVVPCDVFITEATFGLPVFRHGDAADEVKKLLASVALFPERAHLVGAYSLGKAQRVIALLREQGYDAPIYLHGAMEAITRYYETRGVALGELRAVKGVKKADLAGTITLAPPSATSDIWTRRFPDPVTAFASGWMRVRARARQRGIELPLVISDHADWDGLTATIAATGAGEIWVTHGQEDALVHWCKARGLAARPLDLVGYGDEEEHEVAAADEAEV encoded by the coding sequence ATGCGTCCGCAGGACATCCTGATCCCCCTTCCCGCCGGCCTGTGCTGCAAGCCGGGCGGCTTCCACATCGACCCGGTCCGCCCGGTCGAGCGCGCCGTCATTACTCACGGCCATTCCGATCATGCCCGACCCGGCCATGGCGCAGTGCTCGCCACGCAGGAAACGCTCGACATGATGCGGCTGCGCTATGGCGACAATCTTGCTCGCACCACGCAGGCGGTGCGCTATGGCGAAGAAATTGCGCTCGGCGACGTCAAAATCAAATTCCATCCCGCGGGCCACGTGCTGGGCTCGGCGCAGATCGCGGTGACCTGCAAGGACACCTGCATCGTCGCCTCGGGCGACTACAAGGACGCCATCGACCCGACCTGCACGCCATTTGAAGTCGTGCCCTGTGACGTCTTTATCACCGAGGCCACCTTCGGCCTGCCGGTATTTCGCCATGGCGATGCGGCGGATGAGGTGAAGAAACTGCTGGCATCCGTCGCGCTGTTTCCGGAGCGCGCGCATCTGGTCGGCGCCTATTCCCTCGGCAAGGCGCAGCGCGTGATCGCGCTGCTGCGCGAGCAAGGTTACGATGCGCCGATCTATCTGCACGGCGCGATGGAGGCGATCACGCGCTATTATGAAACCCGTGGTGTCGCGCTCGGCGAGCTGCGCGCGGTCAAAGGCGTGAAGAAGGCCGATCTCGCCGGCACCATCACGCTGGCACCGCCATCGGCCACCTCTGACATTTGGACGCGACGTTTTCCCGATCCGGTCACGGCGTTCGCCTCGGGCTGGATGCGGGTGCGGGCGCGTGCCCGCCAGCGCGGCATCGAACTGCCGCTGGTGATATCAGACCACGCCGATTGGGACGGCCTGACTGCGACGATCGCGGCTACCGGTGCCGGCGAGATCTGGGTCACGCATGGGCAGGAAGACGCGCTGGTGCATTGGTGCAAGGCGCGCGGGCTTGCCGCACGGCCCCTCGATCTGGTGGGCTACGGCGACGAAGAGGAGCACGAGGTGGCCGCGGCCGACGAGGCCGAGGTATGA
- a CDS encoding class I SAM-dependent DNA methyltransferase translates to MPARLLLSSGDLMADRRFEFARDLQLKGNLPAAADLLMQAIELTPDFTSAWFTLAGIREELGERDAAIAAFQKARAGDPGDRHGAGLRLMRLGAEPVSSMPQAYVQTLFDQYAPRFESSLVDELGYRGPKLLFRAVSSVRAAARKPAFFKRAIDLGCGTGLAASAFARGVDHFIGVDLSPRMIERARATGLYAELDIADMLQGLRARPDARADLILAADAMVYVADLAPVLAEAARVLAPGGLLAFTTETHDGEGVVISQGLRYAHAAAYVRAAVESAGLKLPLLEDRSARNEDNTPVPGLVAVAAKT, encoded by the coding sequence ATGCCTGCCCGCCTTCTTCTGTCCTCCGGCGATCTGATGGCCGACCGCCGGTTCGAATTTGCCCGCGATCTGCAATTGAAGGGCAACTTGCCGGCCGCCGCCGATCTGCTGATGCAGGCGATCGAGCTGACGCCGGATTTCACGTCCGCCTGGTTCACGCTCGCCGGCATCCGCGAAGAACTCGGCGAGCGCGATGCGGCGATTGCGGCGTTTCAAAAGGCCAGGGCCGGCGATCCCGGTGACCGCCACGGCGCCGGGTTGCGGCTGATGCGGCTTGGCGCAGAGCCCGTGTCGAGCATGCCGCAGGCCTATGTGCAGACCCTGTTCGATCAATATGCACCGCGGTTTGAATCCTCGCTGGTGGACGAACTCGGCTATCGCGGTCCGAAGTTGTTATTCCGCGCGGTGTCGTCGGTACGCGCGGCGGCGCGCAAGCCGGCGTTTTTCAAGCGCGCCATCGATCTCGGCTGCGGCACCGGGCTTGCCGCATCAGCCTTCGCCAGGGGGGTCGATCATTTCATCGGCGTCGATCTGTCGCCGCGCATGATCGAGCGGGCGCGCGCCACGGGCCTCTACGCCGAGCTTGATATCGCCGACATGCTGCAGGGTCTGCGTGCGCGGCCGGACGCCAGAGCCGATCTCATTCTCGCCGCGGACGCCATGGTGTACGTCGCCGACCTCGCGCCGGTTCTCGCCGAGGCCGCTCGCGTGCTGGCCCCCGGCGGGCTGCTCGCCTTCACCACCGAAACCCATGACGGCGAAGGCGTCGTCATCAGCCAAGGGCTGCGCTACGCCCATGCGGCTGCCTATGTGCGCGCTGCGGTCGAATCCGCAGGCCTCAAATTGCCCCTGCTGGAAGATCGCTCGGCCCGCAACGAGGACAACACGCCGGTTCCCGGGCTGGTCGCCGTCGCCGCAAAAACTTGA
- a CDS encoding ABC transporter substrate-binding protein, protein MKNKQTRREFGATALATVLASAMPSPSVWAAEKKYDPGASDTEIKLGQTVPHSGPGSLYGVLGRVGEVYFQMLNEKGGINGRKVKFLSMDDAYSAPKCVEATRRLVEQEEVLALYGSLGTAPQTAVHKYLNSKGVPQLLLNTGASKWNDPKNFKWTMAGLPLYPTEARILARHVVAVKPNARIGILYQNDDFGRDFLAPFKKVLADAGGTAKVIMEQTYDLTEPTIDSQLINLSKSGADVFYNISTGKASSQSIRRVAELGWKPLHLLSAGSTGRSILSAAGLENCAGIVAIRYAKEVGVPRFEKDPDVMAFEELRKKYLPNVDPDNTIAFAGYGQVVAMAEILRRCGDELTRANVLKQATTLAGFHSPYMLDGVTYSYTPDDYTPMKTLYISIFNGKDWDISDKPVTE, encoded by the coding sequence ATGAAGAACAAACAAACGCGCCGCGAATTCGGCGCCACCGCGCTTGCCACCGTCCTCGCATCCGCCATGCCCTCGCCATCAGTCTGGGCGGCGGAGAAGAAATACGATCCGGGCGCCAGCGACACCGAAATCAAGCTCGGACAGACCGTGCCGCATTCCGGTCCCGGCTCGCTTTACGGCGTGCTCGGTCGCGTCGGCGAAGTCTATTTCCAGATGCTGAACGAAAAGGGCGGCATCAACGGACGCAAGGTGAAGTTCCTCAGCATGGACGACGCCTACAGCGCGCCGAAATGCGTCGAGGCGACGCGGCGACTGGTCGAGCAGGAGGAAGTGCTGGCGCTGTACGGCTCGCTCGGCACCGCGCCCCAGACCGCCGTGCACAAATATCTCAACTCGAAGGGCGTGCCGCAGCTGCTGCTCAATACCGGCGCGTCGAAATGGAACGATCCGAAGAATTTCAAATGGACCATGGCGGGCCTGCCGCTCTATCCGACCGAAGCGCGCATTCTCGCCAGGCATGTCGTGGCTGTGAAGCCGAACGCCAGGATCGGCATCCTCTACCAGAACGACGATTTCGGCCGCGATTTCCTCGCGCCCTTCAAGAAGGTGTTGGCGGATGCCGGCGGCACCGCCAAGGTGATCATGGAGCAGACCTACGATCTGACCGAACCGACGATCGATTCGCAGCTCATCAATCTCTCGAAATCTGGCGCGGATGTTTTCTACAATATCTCGACCGGCAAGGCGTCGTCGCAGTCGATCCGCAGAGTCGCCGAACTCGGCTGGAAGCCGCTGCATCTCCTGTCCGCGGGATCGACGGGGCGCTCGATTCTCAGCGCCGCCGGCCTCGAGAACTGCGCGGGCATCGTCGCGATCCGCTACGCCAAGGAGGTCGGCGTGCCGCGCTTCGAGAAGGATCCCGATGTGATGGCGTTCGAGGAGCTGCGCAAAAAGTACCTGCCCAATGTCGATCCTGACAACACCATCGCGTTTGCCGGATACGGCCAGGTGGTGGCGATGGCGGAGATTTTGCGCCGTTGCGGCGACGAGCTCACCCGCGCCAACGTTCTGAAGCAGGCCACGACGCTGGCGGGCTTCCATTCCCCGTACATGCTGGACGGCGTAACGTATAGCTACACGCCCGACGACTACACCCCGATGAAGACGCTCTATATCTCGATCTTCAACGGCAAGGACTGGGATATTTCGGACAAGCCGGTGACGGAGTAG